The following are from one region of the Mycolicibacterium helvum genome:
- a CDS encoding alpha/beta hydrolase, giving the protein MSEAEPEQTEPTDSAVATEQPSAPEPKPEPKPDWWQRRYTFTGTAVGLVFLGLSLSPSLLPRGPLFQGLVSGAAGAIGYGLGVFAVWLLRYMLSRPTSPRPPRWAWPVLVIVGAIWLVLTIYWFHVWQDHVRDLMGVPRLKWFNYPQAALIGVITLFLFVEIGQLVGRLVRFLVRQLNRFAPPRVSFVVVIAILLSVAIALLNGIVVRGSMSVLNSTFASVNDEMDSDNPAPTTPLRSGGPGSLVTWDTLGHQGRVFVAGGPTVEQLTKFNGAPAVEPIRAYAGKNSAKNIKAAADLAARELERAGGFKRKVIAVATTTGTGWINEAEASALEYMYNGDTAIVSMQYSFLPSWLSFLVDKENARQAGQALFEAVDARLRELPEAQRPKIVVFGESLGSFGGEAPFLSPNNIIARTDGALFSGPTFNNTMWNDVTVNRDEGSPMWLPIFDEGQNIRFAARPENLGRPDKPWGYPRIVYLQHASDPITWWNPDLLFAEPDWLREPRGYDVSADMYWIPIVTFLQVSADMAVAVDVPDGHGHRYVRDVVNAWAGIMQPPGWTAEKTDRLRGIVTDPE; this is encoded by the coding sequence GTGAGCGAAGCCGAGCCGGAACAGACCGAACCCACCGACTCGGCGGTCGCGACCGAGCAACCCTCCGCGCCGGAGCCGAAACCCGAGCCCAAACCGGACTGGTGGCAACGGCGTTACACGTTCACCGGCACCGCGGTGGGCCTGGTCTTTCTGGGCCTTTCGCTCAGCCCGTCGCTGCTACCGCGCGGGCCGTTATTTCAGGGCCTGGTGAGCGGCGCCGCCGGCGCCATCGGGTACGGCCTCGGCGTCTTCGCGGTCTGGCTGTTGCGTTATATGTTGTCGCGGCCCACCAGTCCACGTCCACCGCGATGGGCCTGGCCGGTGCTCGTGATCGTCGGCGCCATCTGGCTGGTCCTCACGATCTACTGGTTCCACGTCTGGCAGGACCATGTCCGTGACCTGATGGGTGTGCCGCGGCTCAAGTGGTTCAACTACCCGCAAGCCGCGCTCATCGGTGTGATCACGTTGTTCCTGTTTGTCGAAATCGGCCAGCTGGTGGGCAGACTCGTCAGATTCCTGGTGCGCCAGCTGAATCGTTTTGCGCCGCCACGTGTTTCGTTCGTGGTTGTGATCGCAATATTGCTGAGCGTGGCGATCGCCCTGCTCAACGGCATTGTGGTCAGGGGCAGCATGAGCGTCCTGAACAGCACCTTCGCCTCGGTCAACGACGAGATGGATTCGGATAATCCGGCCCCGACCACGCCGCTGCGATCAGGCGGGCCGGGCTCGCTGGTCACCTGGGATACCTTGGGCCATCAGGGCCGAGTCTTCGTAGCCGGTGGCCCCACCGTCGAGCAGCTCACCAAATTCAACGGCGCGCCCGCAGTCGAGCCGATCCGCGCCTATGCCGGCAAGAACTCCGCCAAGAACATCAAGGCGGCCGCCGATCTCGCCGCCCGGGAGCTGGAGCGGGCCGGCGGATTCAAGCGCAAGGTCATCGCGGTCGCGACGACGACGGGAACGGGCTGGATCAACGAAGCCGAAGCCTCCGCGCTGGAGTACATGTACAACGGCGACACGGCGATCGTGAGCATGCAGTACTCATTCCTGCCGAGTTGGCTGTCGTTCTTGGTGGACAAGGAGAACGCGCGTCAGGCCGGCCAGGCACTGTTCGAAGCGGTCGACGCGCGGCTGCGCGAGCTACCGGAGGCGCAGCGGCCCAAGATCGTGGTGTTCGGTGAAAGTTTGGGCTCGTTCGGCGGCGAGGCGCCGTTCCTGAGCCCGAACAACATCATCGCGCGCACCGACGGGGCGCTGTTCTCCGGCCCGACGTTCAACAACACGATGTGGAACGACGTCACGGTCAACCGCGACGAGGGATCGCCGATGTGGCTACCGATCTTCGACGAAGGCCAGAACATCCGGTTCGCCGCACGACCCGAGAACCTGGGGCGACCCGACAAACCGTGGGGTTACCCGCGGATCGTCTACCTGCAGCATGCCTCGGACCCGATCACGTGGTGGAACCCCGATCTTTTGTTCGCCGAACCGGATTGGCTGCGCGAACCGCGCGGCTACGACGTATCCGCCGACATGTACTGGATTCCGATCGTGACGTTCCTGCAGGTGTCGGCGGACATGGCGGTGGCCGTCGATGTGCCCGACGGGCACGGGCACCGCTATGTGCGCGACGTGGTCAACGCGTGGGCAGGGATCATGCAGCCTCCCGGGTGGACGGCAGAGAAGACCGATCGGCTGCGCGGGATCGTCACCGATCCGGAGTGA
- a CDS encoding rhodanese-like domain-containing protein gives MTSRIDRILGVARERLHRLEASEVPAALRRGAILVDIRPAAQRAVEGETAAALVIERNVLEWRCDPTSDARLPQAKDHDVEWVVLCSQGYTSSLAAVSLLDLGLHRATDVIGGYEALVESGVLDELTPDR, from the coding sequence ATGACCAGCCGAATCGATCGTATCCTGGGCGTCGCGAGGGAGCGGCTGCACCGATTGGAGGCCAGCGAAGTCCCGGCCGCCCTGCGTCGCGGTGCGATTCTCGTCGACATCCGACCCGCCGCCCAGCGAGCTGTCGAAGGGGAGACGGCGGCTGCACTGGTGATCGAACGGAATGTGCTGGAGTGGCGGTGCGACCCGACCAGCGACGCCCGGTTGCCCCAGGCGAAGGACCACGACGTCGAATGGGTGGTGCTGTGCTCGCAGGGCTATACCTCGAGCCTCGCCGCCGTCTCATTGCTGGACCTCGGACTGCACCGGGCCACCGACGTCATCGGCGGATATGAGGCGCTGGTCGAGTCCGGCGTGCTCGACGAACTCACTCCGGATCGGTGA
- a CDS encoding cysteine dioxygenase: protein MPYSGAALSLATFPSTAPAVSAPTRLRLPDLLHATDQYADQVLRGQFNELLPAGGPPADERWFTRLYADDELDVWLISWVPGHFTELHDHGGSLGALTVLSGALHEYRWDGERLHRRRLDAGDQAAFPLGWVHDVVRAPVSAPPVAATLSVHAYSPPLTAMSYYEVTERNTLRRMRTELTDEPEGQ, encoded by the coding sequence ATGCCGTATTCGGGCGCTGCCCTTTCTCTTGCCACATTTCCCTCTACTGCTCCAGCGGTATCCGCGCCGACCCGGTTGCGGTTACCCGACCTGTTGCACGCCACCGACCAGTACGCCGATCAGGTCCTGCGCGGTCAGTTCAACGAGTTGTTGCCCGCCGGTGGGCCGCCCGCCGACGAACGGTGGTTCACCCGGCTCTATGCCGACGACGAGCTCGACGTCTGGCTGATCAGCTGGGTGCCCGGTCATTTCACCGAACTGCACGATCACGGCGGGTCGTTGGGTGCGCTCACGGTGTTGTCTGGTGCGCTCCACGAATACCGTTGGGACGGTGAGCGATTGCACCGCCGTCGCCTCGACGCGGGCGATCAGGCGGCATTCCCGCTGGGCTGGGTTCACGACGTGGTCCGTGCGCCCGTCAGTGCACCGCCCGTCGCGGCCACGTTGAGTGTGCATGCCTACTCGCCGCCGCTGACCGCGATGTCGTATTACGAAGTGACCGAACGCAACACGCTGCGCCGCATGCGCACCGAGCTGACCGACGAACCCGAAGGACAATGA
- the lpqV gene encoding lipoprotein LpqV, with the protein MRGYRCRSLFAAAACVAALTACSSGGGGHSTSTTPAPSSNAQSSAAAASPSSTIGTSPGGVTTRIDVPAESTEEQYAQACMATKTWMDAKGGDPTTLVEPFLKELQSNAAAGPATFNSTWGQLSTAQQAAVIIAVRAAAEGGC; encoded by the coding sequence ATGCGCGGGTACCGATGTCGCTCCCTGTTTGCCGCTGCTGCGTGCGTCGCGGCACTGACCGCGTGCTCATCGGGCGGTGGCGGGCACAGCACTTCCACCACACCCGCGCCGTCGAGTAACGCACAGTCGTCGGCCGCGGCGGCTTCGCCGTCGAGCACCATAGGGACATCGCCTGGCGGGGTGACCACCCGCATTGACGTGCCCGCAGAATCGACCGAAGAACAATATGCGCAGGCCTGCATGGCCACCAAGACGTGGATGGACGCCAAGGGCGGTGATCCGACGACCTTGGTCGAGCCGTTCCTCAAGGAGTTGCAGAGCAACGCAGCCGCCGGCCCGGCGACGTTCAACAGCACCTGGGGGCAGTTGTCGACAGCGCAGCAGGCCGCGGTGATCATCGCAGTGCGCGCGGCCGCCGAGGGCGGCTGCTGA
- a CDS encoding DEAD/DEAH box helicase, translating to MATAGSLAELRYRDKFRSYQFDAITMVRKYRRGVYDDAMRSEPPGAALVCHPTGTGKTAVIAGLALCAPEIGNVLVLTTREAIRDQLVRELSGNLFIGTEKFGLSATIRLPKTCYSVADSNDLASVETLFTNGCDSFEDPLKAFAQKQFDRIIGTHRHRDLSTELAQNRSVVVMTVQMLLELQRRRGPHQRKIYDALRNHVDLIVFDEGHYEPAARYSEAVRQLDKPLVLLSATPFRNDLKAFRIAAGNVALYKYQTAVEDEWIRKVTVVQRDPAPLEREFCDDVIQYCEGLWGSDYSAWTHRVIIHCEDAASITRLGEAFISRGFSGRVVGIHDTFPAPQPGSWMRKSVPSPAQSEALIWIHQYKLLEGIDDYRFQVLAFFDLLKNVRSVVQQVGRVIRKGPNDDGLAWVLDHFREQIEQSWGLYETYDASINEDQLAKTLSQQLLESFTDAQPEALYIDRKFRSLLHVRPGADEPTMTPEEIVKEVLFDRRVTLRQLEGKPTLDDLSEQVEFALAEEDYEFTRYDVSHASPHTVIYLCGKVENVGFLKTRYFAAAQLEARLIMMFPKLGIVATASTGAGSGGDGLRHLHPIRPNQLQCVVTPGAHGRVSIVSSRNTNLSNRVVRRRTIAAPSIADVPPILDEHGHVVSTVTGYDGTSVQVLDDIDDMDDEAFTDDSSVSTRSGTSQTDSGNQTGRNADVRPIRRYVGMSTGRISEQGPPLRVRAFRRWVESLTAQIASAKQYPELYGRYSSSVAAPTVGVAANNLLLDITDLTDEYRYAGDNEDEKGQPLASEDLCVERQKLTGTTTNPVSDFTVKLNQTDYNVAAAFNPVTQRYSLQSPEMDVDFVQLPGFRKRSIVRALNDTQSFNIIPDDPNVIYVHGSFFAPGLKIGNRFNPDEFYVGHCLYPSRIFKDISSEKGAFVAPGDQYDPDCLFALIDGWVQVGFDTSALDLDTDWTKRFHPQPLKFNPSLAICDDMNKETADFILADEDTDHRRVVMVHAKASSSYRKYSASAVQEVCAQAQKNTTLFSTYSLRKPPNFSHWDKPHTFPAKEKNTRKKKDRTMLTIKSRLRASTWPDVESAWDLSLSKLLRNPLTSKEIWIVLGNMLSAKTLAAELAKQNPNPEALQLNHLLQTTIAAGASVGAKTRIFCAP from the coding sequence GTGGCGACGGCTGGATCGCTCGCAGAGTTGCGGTATCGAGACAAATTTCGCAGCTACCAGTTCGACGCCATCACTATGGTCCGCAAGTATCGCCGCGGCGTGTATGACGATGCGATGCGATCGGAGCCACCCGGTGCAGCCCTCGTGTGTCATCCGACTGGCACCGGCAAAACTGCAGTCATTGCCGGCTTGGCCCTGTGTGCCCCAGAGATCGGTAACGTGTTGGTGCTGACGACGCGGGAGGCGATCCGTGATCAGCTCGTACGCGAGCTGAGTGGCAATCTGTTCATCGGAACTGAAAAGTTCGGTCTCAGTGCCACGATTCGCTTGCCGAAGACCTGTTACTCCGTTGCCGATAGCAATGATCTGGCATCGGTCGAAACCCTGTTTACCAACGGCTGCGACTCTTTCGAAGATCCGCTGAAAGCGTTCGCCCAGAAGCAGTTTGACCGAATAATCGGAACACACCGTCACCGCGACCTTTCGACCGAACTCGCCCAAAACAGGTCAGTTGTGGTGATGACTGTGCAGATGCTCCTCGAATTGCAACGGCGTCGCGGACCCCATCAGCGAAAAATCTACGACGCGCTACGCAACCATGTCGACCTTATTGTGTTCGATGAGGGGCACTATGAGCCAGCGGCCAGATACAGCGAAGCTGTGCGGCAACTCGACAAACCGTTAGTCCTTCTCTCGGCAACGCCATTCCGCAACGACCTCAAAGCCTTTCGTATCGCGGCGGGCAACGTCGCTTTATACAAATACCAAACAGCAGTCGAGGACGAGTGGATACGCAAAGTGACTGTCGTCCAACGCGATCCAGCACCTCTGGAGCGGGAGTTCTGCGACGACGTTATCCAATACTGCGAAGGACTATGGGGTTCTGACTACTCCGCGTGGACACACCGGGTCATCATCCACTGCGAGGACGCCGCAAGCATCACAAGGCTCGGAGAGGCATTCATCTCGCGTGGGTTCAGCGGCCGGGTCGTCGGTATTCACGACACCTTCCCGGCACCGCAACCCGGCTCCTGGATGCGAAAATCAGTTCCCTCGCCCGCGCAAAGCGAGGCATTGATTTGGATCCACCAGTACAAGCTTCTCGAAGGAATCGATGACTATCGATTCCAGGTCTTAGCGTTCTTCGACCTGCTCAAGAATGTTCGCTCGGTAGTCCAGCAGGTCGGTCGTGTAATCCGTAAGGGCCCCAACGATGACGGACTCGCCTGGGTGCTCGATCACTTCCGCGAACAGATCGAGCAATCCTGGGGACTCTACGAAACCTACGATGCGAGCATCAACGAGGATCAGCTAGCCAAAACGCTGTCGCAGCAGCTGCTCGAGTCGTTTACCGATGCACAGCCAGAGGCGCTCTACATCGATCGAAAATTCCGGAGCCTCCTCCACGTGCGGCCGGGCGCAGACGAGCCGACAATGACGCCCGAGGAGATCGTTAAGGAAGTGCTGTTCGATCGAAGGGTGACTCTCCGGCAGCTTGAAGGTAAACCGACGCTCGATGATCTCAGCGAACAGGTTGAATTCGCGTTGGCGGAAGAAGATTACGAATTCACTCGCTACGACGTGTCCCACGCATCGCCGCACACCGTGATCTACCTGTGCGGAAAGGTCGAAAACGTCGGCTTCCTCAAGACCCGCTACTTCGCCGCAGCTCAGCTAGAGGCCAGGCTAATCATGATGTTCCCGAAGCTCGGTATCGTCGCCACAGCGAGCACTGGAGCAGGCAGCGGCGGAGACGGATTACGACACCTACATCCCATCCGGCCCAATCAACTCCAGTGCGTCGTTACTCCGGGCGCCCACGGCCGGGTAAGCATCGTTTCGTCCCGCAACACCAACCTGAGTAATCGCGTCGTCCGCCGCCGCACGATCGCAGCCCCGTCCATCGCAGACGTACCACCAATCCTTGACGAGCACGGCCACGTCGTATCAACAGTTACCGGCTACGACGGAACCTCTGTACAGGTCCTCGACGACATTGATGACATGGACGACGAAGCGTTCACCGACGACTCAAGCGTCAGCACCCGATCAGGGACATCACAGACTGACAGCGGGAACCAAACGGGCCGAAACGCCGACGTACGCCCGATCCGTCGCTACGTCGGCATGTCGACCGGACGGATATCGGAACAAGGTCCGCCACTAAGAGTCCGGGCCTTCCGGCGATGGGTCGAATCGCTCACCGCCCAAATCGCCAGCGCCAAACAATATCCCGAACTCTACGGACGCTATTCGAGCAGCGTTGCCGCCCCCACAGTAGGTGTGGCAGCCAACAATCTTCTCCTCGATATCACTGACCTCACCGATGAGTACCGATACGCCGGAGACAACGAAGACGAAAAGGGACAGCCGCTCGCCAGCGAAGACCTTTGCGTCGAACGCCAGAAGCTCACCGGCACAACAACAAACCCTGTCTCAGACTTCACCGTGAAGCTCAACCAGACGGACTACAACGTCGCGGCCGCGTTCAATCCCGTAACCCAGCGGTACAGTCTCCAATCACCGGAGATGGACGTGGACTTCGTGCAACTACCAGGGTTCCGAAAACGCTCAATAGTTCGCGCGCTCAATGACACCCAATCGTTCAATATCATCCCAGACGATCCGAACGTGATCTACGTCCACGGCAGCTTCTTTGCGCCCGGCCTCAAAATTGGCAACCGGTTCAACCCCGACGAGTTCTACGTCGGCCATTGCCTGTACCCCTCGCGGATCTTCAAAGACATCTCAAGCGAAAAAGGCGCCTTCGTCGCGCCGGGCGACCAATATGATCCTGACTGCCTGTTCGCGCTCATCGACGGCTGGGTACAGGTCGGATTCGATACCAGCGCACTAGATCTCGACACCGACTGGACCAAGCGGTTCCACCCACAGCCACTCAAATTTAATCCGTCCCTCGCCATCTGCGACGACATGAACAAAGAGACCGCAGACTTCATTTTGGCCGACGAGGATACAGATCACCGACGAGTAGTCATGGTTCACGCCAAGGCATCAAGCAGCTATCGCAAATACTCTGCGTCAGCCGTACAAGAGGTGTGCGCCCAAGCCCAAAAGAACACCACACTGTTCTCGACGTACTCACTTCGCAAGCCTCCCAACTTCTCTCACTGGGATAAGCCGCATACCTTTCCAGCGAAAGAGAAGAACACTCGAAAGAAAAAAGACAGGACGATGCTGACGATCAAGAGCCGCCTGAGAGCCTCAACCTGGCCTGATGTCGAGTCGGCGTGGGACCTGAGCCTGTCGAAGTTGTTGCGGAATCCATTGACGTCCAAGGAGATTTGGATCGTATTGGGTAACATGTTGTCCGCCAAAACACTAGCAGCGGAACTCGCAAAGCAGAATCCGAATCCTGAGGCCCTGCAACTCAATCACCTGTTGCAAACGACGATCGCCGCAGGAGCCAGTGTTGGAGCTAAGACGCGAATCTTCTGCGCACCGTGA
- a CDS encoding patatin-like phospholipase family protein → MTIPTTKPDLECDVVMKGGITSGVIYPRAVCTLAQTYRLRSIGGSSAGAIAAAGAAAAEFGRASGGFTLLEALPADITAQENGESVLFRLFQPTKKTLPLYRAFTAGMGKPAGKIRIAVALIAGYGWWALLGAIPGIVVTVACAQGHGLALVAGVLAGVVLALIGAIVGVACGAARTLGTVSSKNFGLCTGMPGAGAAGAPALTPWLHAKFQSMAGLSSDSGPLTFGTLASSGIELRMMTTNITRRQPMPMPWATQEYFFEPDQMRKLFPAEVVDWMVSHPPSVGSDGIPLSPIDVRKRDLLRAQAGSKKPWPNPDDLPVIVSTRMSLSFPLLITAVPLYAVNYSLEANRTARAAADAWLQANPHATSAEGAAALGTAPTFDVNWFSDGGICANLPVHFFDAPLPTRPTFAIDLESFPPDIHKSSIQTENCYLPVENGEGLLRPWTTLPTSGVAALSSFLSQIVDTARGWLDAAQLVMPGYRDRVVTIYHDDTEGGMNLAMKEATVTDLADRGAAAAALLVDKFTGTLGGKPAGWGWENQRWIRFRTSTVGLDEWIRRFRAGYGFAAPNTTPYPALAGPNATADLPSYQFGSTTRRNQANAQTGELTTLADTWATSSALSAGAPRPRPRLRPTPDDGATAPSADPPIQTVLDSEPPG, encoded by the coding sequence ATGACCATTCCGACGACGAAGCCAGACTTGGAATGTGACGTCGTCATGAAGGGTGGGATCACCAGCGGGGTGATCTACCCTCGCGCCGTCTGCACGCTCGCCCAGACCTACCGGTTGCGCTCGATCGGCGGATCCTCAGCGGGAGCGATTGCCGCCGCGGGTGCCGCCGCAGCGGAGTTCGGCAGAGCCTCCGGCGGATTCACGCTGCTGGAAGCTCTTCCGGCAGACATCACCGCACAGGAGAACGGGGAATCGGTTCTGTTCCGGCTGTTCCAGCCAACCAAGAAGACCCTGCCTCTCTACCGTGCGTTCACCGCCGGAATGGGCAAGCCCGCCGGGAAGATCCGCATCGCCGTGGCGTTGATCGCGGGCTACGGCTGGTGGGCCCTGCTCGGTGCGATACCGGGCATCGTGGTGACAGTCGCCTGTGCGCAGGGTCATGGGCTGGCGCTCGTTGCCGGAGTGCTCGCCGGCGTGGTCCTGGCACTCATCGGTGCGATTGTGGGAGTCGCGTGCGGCGCCGCCAGAACGCTGGGGACCGTGTCGTCGAAAAACTTTGGACTGTGCACGGGCATGCCCGGCGCCGGCGCAGCCGGGGCGCCGGCGTTGACGCCCTGGCTGCACGCGAAGTTCCAATCGATGGCCGGACTGTCCAGCGATAGCGGACCGCTGACCTTCGGAACGCTCGCCTCATCGGGCATCGAGTTGCGCATGATGACAACGAACATCACTCGCCGCCAACCGATGCCGATGCCGTGGGCAACGCAGGAGTATTTCTTCGAACCTGATCAAATGCGCAAACTCTTCCCAGCCGAGGTCGTCGACTGGATGGTGTCGCACCCACCGAGCGTAGGCTCGGATGGAATCCCACTGTCGCCTATTGATGTCCGCAAACGCGACCTGTTGCGGGCACAAGCAGGATCCAAGAAGCCATGGCCGAACCCCGACGACCTACCCGTCATCGTGTCAACCCGAATGAGCCTGAGCTTCCCGCTGTTGATCACCGCAGTTCCGCTGTACGCGGTGAACTACTCACTGGAAGCTAACCGCACGGCTCGTGCCGCGGCCGATGCCTGGTTGCAAGCCAACCCACACGCAACCTCAGCAGAGGGCGCAGCAGCACTGGGAACTGCCCCCACATTCGACGTCAACTGGTTCTCCGATGGCGGCATCTGCGCGAACCTGCCGGTGCACTTCTTCGACGCTCCGCTGCCGACCCGACCCACCTTCGCGATCGACCTAGAAAGCTTTCCTCCCGACATCCACAAGAGTTCTATCCAGACCGAGAACTGCTATCTCCCAGTCGAAAACGGCGAGGGCCTCCTGCGGCCCTGGACGACACTGCCCACCTCCGGTGTCGCAGCGCTCAGCTCGTTCCTGTCTCAGATCGTCGATACCGCCCGCGGCTGGCTCGACGCCGCACAGCTGGTAATGCCGGGCTACCGCGATCGTGTCGTCACCATCTACCACGACGACACCGAGGGAGGGATGAACCTGGCCATGAAAGAGGCCACCGTCACCGACCTCGCCGATCGAGGCGCGGCGGCAGCCGCGCTCCTCGTCGACAAATTCACCGGCACCCTAGGTGGCAAGCCAGCAGGGTGGGGATGGGAAAACCAGCGGTGGATCCGATTCCGCACCTCCACCGTCGGCCTCGACGAATGGATTCGCAGATTCAGAGCGGGATACGGTTTCGCCGCGCCCAACACCACTCCCTACCCCGCCCTAGCCGGACCGAACGCCACGGCCGATCTTCCCTCGTATCAATTCGGCAGCACCACCCGACGAAATCAAGCCAACGCGCAGACAGGGGAATTAACCACCCTCGCCGACACCTGGGCGACATCTTCCGCTCTATCGGCTGGCGCCCCACGGCCACGGCCCCGGTTACGGCCAACACCGGACGACGGCGCGACAGCCCCCAGCGCGGACCCTCCAATCCAGACGGTCCTCGACAGCGAGCCACCTGGGTAG
- a CDS encoding Nal1-like putative serine protease has product MRHSTRELSRKPEQLSAVDFQSLGVRDLLDARDQFRVHLAHKPNVFSTAVGRYLVRDTDPDTHEVSNARLSHRQPKAAPRTLRNSSVKTWSWPCVLVFVKRWQTLDDLAKHPEDVVPPFIYMPDGRIIPVCVVLAESAHLSAPILDPSHLAADSLGVGSPIYVDAQGMRRMGTVACLVSDGSDFYALTNTHLAGVVGRPVRALLDGVPVVVGNTLGAPHLTERTFSEVYPSLPGRDAVVNIDAAIVRLEDANIWDESVLTKPLGDVKDFDASTASLSWIGQPVVGHGAASGEMHGEIKALFYRYKSVGGRDYIADFVIGTRSDGTSGPLVTQPGDSGSLWCLDGVIEPGERSPFGLEWGGQQITDDPAGGQFLQFSLATSMAVVLRELNLDLLSGPTAERVQYWGPVGHFKIGQQACFLVKNPALRKFFTANVNNLSFRDNNQLKTATDLQAKDFVPLSDVPDVVWKTTINKVKPKVARVMENWNHYADIDLPGGDGQSLLEAYQADEDSLNHSNWMDFYDDAPPPSASTSKTNNQGALPFRAWQIFAKIVEFARQGDGARFLTAAGCLAHYVGDACQPLHSSQHSDGLNGARTGVHATYEDNMVDAHADDIAREISGAIKNLSFTPRTIGSPRDAAKAVMDLMIFARDTLPPETICTTYNKARPGQHTSATKAPAVLDALWNTCGEQTVDVIAAGAVTLSALWAAAWKLSGAANDSDWLTTVLDGTTDLMPIYQDKDFLTSLHLKYLGQDDLPGSDAPQNPPPPPSSAPAKKAARKAPAKKASGKQAAHQAAPAKATKKAARKR; this is encoded by the coding sequence ATGCGTCATTCCACACGCGAATTGTCACGAAAACCGGAACAACTGAGCGCGGTTGATTTTCAGTCTCTCGGTGTCCGCGATCTGCTGGATGCACGCGACCAGTTTCGCGTCCACCTCGCCCACAAACCGAACGTGTTCTCCACCGCGGTCGGACGCTACCTCGTGCGCGACACCGATCCCGACACGCACGAGGTGAGCAATGCTCGCCTCAGCCATCGCCAACCCAAGGCCGCACCGCGCACGCTGCGAAATTCCAGCGTGAAGACGTGGTCGTGGCCGTGCGTCTTGGTGTTCGTCAAGCGGTGGCAAACCCTTGATGACTTGGCCAAACATCCCGAGGACGTGGTGCCACCGTTCATCTATATGCCCGACGGGCGCATCATCCCGGTATGCGTCGTCCTGGCGGAATCCGCGCATCTCTCCGCTCCCATCCTTGACCCCAGCCACCTGGCGGCTGACTCACTCGGCGTTGGGTCGCCGATCTATGTCGACGCCCAGGGGATGCGCCGTATGGGCACGGTGGCATGCCTGGTCTCGGATGGCAGCGACTTCTACGCCTTGACCAACACCCACCTGGCCGGCGTGGTGGGGCGGCCGGTGCGAGCTCTGCTTGACGGTGTTCCCGTCGTGGTGGGCAACACCCTTGGCGCGCCCCACCTGACCGAACGCACATTTTCAGAGGTGTATCCCAGCCTGCCCGGCAGGGATGCCGTGGTGAATATCGATGCCGCCATCGTCCGACTGGAAGATGCCAACATCTGGGACGAGTCCGTCCTGACGAAGCCGCTCGGTGACGTCAAAGACTTCGATGCCAGCACCGCCTCGCTGTCGTGGATCGGACAGCCAGTCGTCGGGCACGGCGCGGCAAGCGGAGAAATGCACGGAGAGATCAAAGCTCTTTTCTATCGCTACAAGTCGGTCGGCGGGCGCGACTACATCGCCGACTTCGTCATCGGGACCCGATCCGACGGGACGAGCGGCCCGCTGGTGACGCAGCCCGGTGATTCGGGATCACTGTGGTGTCTGGATGGTGTCATCGAGCCCGGTGAGCGTTCGCCGTTCGGACTGGAATGGGGCGGCCAGCAGATCACCGACGATCCGGCCGGCGGCCAATTCCTGCAGTTCTCGCTGGCCACGTCGATGGCGGTGGTCCTGCGGGAGCTGAATCTGGATCTGCTCTCCGGGCCGACGGCAGAACGCGTGCAGTATTGGGGGCCGGTGGGGCATTTCAAGATTGGGCAACAGGCCTGTTTCCTGGTCAAGAACCCGGCGCTGCGGAAGTTCTTCACGGCCAACGTCAACAACCTCAGCTTCCGCGACAACAACCAACTCAAGACGGCGACTGATCTGCAGGCCAAGGACTTCGTCCCGCTCAGCGATGTGCCGGACGTGGTATGGAAGACCACCATCAACAAGGTGAAGCCGAAAGTCGCACGGGTGATGGAAAATTGGAATCACTACGCCGATATCGACCTGCCCGGGGGAGACGGCCAATCGCTGCTGGAGGCCTATCAGGCCGACGAAGACTCGCTCAATCACAGCAACTGGATGGACTTCTACGACGACGCGCCCCCACCGAGCGCATCGACGTCGAAGACGAATAACCAAGGTGCGCTGCCCTTCCGGGCCTGGCAGATATTCGCCAAAATCGTGGAGTTCGCGCGGCAGGGAGACGGCGCACGCTTCCTCACCGCCGCGGGCTGCTTGGCGCACTACGTGGGCGACGCCTGCCAGCCGTTGCATTCCTCGCAGCACAGCGACGGCTTGAACGGAGCGCGGACCGGCGTGCATGCCACCTACGAGGACAATATGGTGGACGCACATGCGGATGACATCGCGCGCGAGATCAGCGGTGCCATCAAGAATCTGAGCTTCACGCCTCGCACAATTGGCAGCCCACGCGACGCGGCCAAGGCGGTCATGGATTTGATGATCTTCGCCCGAGACACGCTGCCTCCGGAGACGATTTGCACAACCTACAACAAGGCGCGCCCAGGCCAGCACACCAGCGCTACCAAAGCCCCCGCAGTTCTGGATGCGCTCTGGAACACGTGTGGAGAGCAGACCGTCGACGTCATCGCAGCCGGAGCCGTGACGCTGAGCGCACTGTGGGCGGCCGCATGGAAACTGTCCGGCGCGGCAAACGACTCGGACTGGCTGACCACCGTACTCGACGGCACCACAGATCTGATGCCCATCTATCAGGACAAGGATTTCCTGACCTCTCTGCACCTGAAGTATCTGGGTCAAGACGACCTTCCAGGATCCGACGCCCCACAAAACCCGCCTCCACCTCCCAGCAGCGCCCCTGCCAAGAAGGCTGCCCGCAAGGCTCCTGCGAAGAAGGCCTCCGGTAAGCAAGCAGCCCATCAGGCCGCGCCGGCCAAGGCTACGAAAAAGGCGGCGCGCAAACGCTAG